In Quercus robur chromosome 10, dhQueRobu3.1, whole genome shotgun sequence, a genomic segment contains:
- the LOC126701756 gene encoding uncharacterized protein LOC126701756 isoform X1, with the protein MEDSTKRKREMETKLIGKVSEVISAIKSAKHVDEVVCALHSLALLLFPLDSSLLSGSVDQRYKEQVLSAKVPSEEKRREWWQAFYQGAAFPTLAQFLLLDLASNWLACFPLSARIHVYDVFFVDGLATEVVQTLVPCLRQNATDDHDVNSVHSNTERLLVLCLLENDGVLHMAREFWQSKNSLSERLMPVVSRVAQIIASIPDKARLGAPTSLSSHSFFKQITIQLLSLAEEKDEKLFDNGTLCNRSDMGDALLFVGETFSRICRRGSSDVISSEITPRVLRHVRSLLSSNIDSSVADVFESDLGSRFWLKMIEAIKDPYAVERLSEQLLHYLAIEHASDVEAYWFFWLLFHQTFKNQTSVRSMFVDKFLHWKIFPICCLRWILQFSVLECPPDATSLTKGHNIRGLLDTVQRLLAVWSKKEYVQSAPMEQQTYLSAAVGLCLEKMSKKDLDETKDVMHLILQGVSCRLESPNNLVRKMASSVALAFSKVIDPENPLYLDDSCTGDIIDWEFGMPTLEKRNLDTSNCKQKDGHESKTSSSAQEKDFKYTTKNVISNNLKRKNKKLSEFKFVDPDEIIDPATLNNESVSDKDDDDNASENSDSSGDSSLQPYDLSDDDTDLKKKISQLVDVVGALRKSDDADGVERALDVAEKLVRASPDELSHLAGDLARTLVQVRCSDLAVEGEEDSAEDKRQRALVALLVTCPLESLDTLNKLLYSSNVDVSQRIMILDVMTDAAQELANSKTIKPKYQTGPLISSISESQPWFLPNSRGPAGASSWKEISETETLLNWSTRYERELPSKPGQIRRGKTRRWSLRSSNKQESQIEWSHNKFPVYAAAFMLPAMQGFDKKRHGVDLLGRDFIVLGKLIHMLGVCMKCASMHPEASSLAPLLLDLLRSREVCHHKEAYVRRAVLFAASCILVALHPSNVASSLVEGNLELSIGLEWVRTFALQVIESDTDRECYTMAMTCLQLHSEMALQATRALESAETTFKAKGVGLPSNLSKGTIKIPHSIVEF; encoded by the exons ATGGAGGACAGTacgaagagaaagagagaaatggaAACCAAGCTTATCGGAAAGGTCAGCGAAGTAATCTCAGCTATAAAGAGCGCCAAGCACGTAGACGAAGTCGTTTGCGCACTTCACTCTCTCGCTCTCCTTCTCTTCCCTCTCGATTCCTCGCTCCTTTCAG GTAGTGTTGATCAGCGGTATAAAGAGCAG GTCCTAAGTGCTAAGGTACCTTCAGAAGAAAAGAGGAGGGAGTGGTGGCAAGCGTTCTATCAAGGAGCTGCATTTCCAACATTGGCTCAGTTTCTGTTACTTG ATCTTGCTTCCAATTGGCTAGCTTGTTTCCCCCTTTCAGCGCGGATACATGTCTATgatgttttctttgttgatgGACTTGCCACTGAGGTTGTTCAGACCTTGGTTCCTTGTCTACGGCAGAATGCAACTGATGACCATGATGTTAATTCTGTCCACTCCAATACTGAAAG ATTACTTGTACTCTGCTTGCTGGAAAATGATGGGGTGCTTCATATGGCTAGAGAATTTTGGCAGTCCAAAAATTCTTTGAGTGAACGTTTAATGCCAGTTGTATCTAGGGTGGCGCAGATAATTGCATCTATTCCTGACAAAGCAAGATTGGGAGCCCCAACTTCACTCTCATCACA TTCGTTCTTCAAGCAAATTACCATTCAACTTCTTTCATTAGCAGAAGAAAAGGATGAGAAACTATTTGATAATGGGACTCTCTGCAACAGAAGCGACATGGGTGATGCCTTGTTATTTGTTGGGGAAACATTTTCTCGTATTTGTCGACGTGGATCTTCTG acGTGATTTCAAGTGAAATAACTCCACGGGTTCTCAGGCATGTTCGGAGCCTTCTGTCATCAAATATTGATTCATCTGTAGCTGATGTATTTGAGTCAGACCTTGGTTCCCGGTTTTGGTTGAAGATGATTGAAGCAATCAAAGATCCTTATGCTGTGGAAAGATTGTCTGAGCAGCTTTTGCATTATTTAGCTATTGAACATGCAAGTGATGTTGAAGCTTACTGGTTTTTTTGGCTATTATTTCATCAGACTTTTAAAAATCAGACATCAGTGAG GTCCATGTTTGTTGACAAATTTTTACACTGGAAAATATTTCCTATCTGTTGCCTGCGATGGATCCTTCAATTTTCTGTTCTTGAATGCCCACCTGATGCTACTTCACTCACAAAAGGTCATAATATCCGTGGTCTCTTAGACACTGTGCAGCGTCTGCTAGCAGTGTGGTCTAAAAAGGAATATGTGCAATCAGCCCCAATGGAGCAGCAAACTT atttatctGCAGCTGTAGGCCTTTGCCTGGAGAAGATGTCTAAAAAGGACCTAGATGAGACTAAAGATGTGATGCATTTGATTCTTCAAGGAGTCAGCT GTAGGTTGGAGAGCCCTAATAATTTAGTTCGGAAAATGGCTAGCAGTGTTGCTTTAGCATTCTCTAAAGTAATTGACCCAGAAAATCCACTATACCTTGATGATAGCTGTACTGGTGACATTATTGACTGGGAGTTTGGGATGCCTACCCTTGAAAAAAGGAATCTGGATACCTCAAATTGCAAGCAAAAGGATGGTCATGAAAGTAAAACATCTAGCTCTGCACAGGAAAAAGACTTCAAATATACCACCAAGAATGTGATAAGCAACAAtctaaagagaaaaaacaagaaattatcTGAATTCAAGTTTGTCGATCCAGACGAGATCATTGATCCAGCAACACTAAATAATGAATCAGTCTCTGataaagatgatgatgataatgcaAGTGAGAATTCTGATTCCTCGGGTGACTCATCTTTACAGCCTTATGACTTATCAGATGATGACacagatttgaaaaaaaaaatttcacagtTGGTTGATGTAGTTGGGGCACTACGGAAATCTGATGATGCTGATGGG GTGGAGAGGGCACTTGATGTTGCTGAAAAACTTGTGCGAGCATCACCTGATGAGCTTAGCCATTTAGCTGGTGATCTTGCTAGAACTCTGGTGCAGGTTCGTTGCTCTGACTTAGCTGTAGAAGGTGAGGAGGACTCAGCCGAAGACAAGAGGCAAAGAGCATTGGTTGCCTTGCTTGTCACATGTCCTCTAGAATCTCTGGATACTCTAAACAAACTACTATATTCGTCAAATGTTGATGTCAGCCAACGCATTATGATACTTGACGTCATGACAGATGCAGCTCAGGAGCTTGCTAATTCTAAAACTATAAAACCTAAATATCAAACAGGGCCCCTCATATCAAGCATTTCAGAGAGTCAACCGTGGTTCTTACCTAATAGCAGAGGGCCTGCTGGAGCTAGTTCTTGGAAGGAGATCTCAGAAACTGAAACTTTGCTGAACTGGTCTACTCGTTATGAGAGGGAACTTCCCTCAAAACCTGGTCAGATCAGGAGAGGGAAGACACGCCGGTGGAGCCTAAGATcatcaaacaaacaagaaagcCAGATAGAATGGTCTCATAATAAGTTTCCCGTGTATGCAGCTGCCTTTATGCTTCCTGCCATGCAGGGTTTTGATAAGAAAAGACATGGTGTTGACTTGCTAGGTAGAGATTTTATTGTCCTGGGGAAACTCATCCATATGCTTGGTGTTTGTATGAAATGTGCAAGCATGCACCCAGAAGCATCTTCATTGGCTCCCCTTCTTCTCGATTTGTTAAGATCTAG GGAGGTATGCCATCACAAGGAAGCATATGTCAGAAGAGCTGTTCTTTTTGCTGCCTCATGCATATTGGTGGCACTTCATCCTTCTAATGTAGCATCTTCCTTGGTTGAAGGAAATCTTGAACTTTCTATTGGGCTTGAATGGGTGCGTACGTTTGCCCTTCAAGTGATTGAGTCAGACACAGATAGAGAGTGCTATACG atggcTATGACATGTCTCCAACTCCATTCTGAGATGGCCCTACAAGCTACCCGAGCACTAGAATCAGCGGAAACTACATTCAAGGCAAAGGGTGTTGGTCTCCCTTCCAATCTCTCCAAGGGGACAATTAAAATCCCTCATTCAATTgtggaattttaa
- the LOC126701756 gene encoding uncharacterized protein LOC126701756 isoform X2 codes for MAREFWQSKNSLSERLMPVVSRVAQIIASIPDKARLGAPTSLSSHSFFKQITIQLLSLAEEKDEKLFDNGTLCNRSDMGDALLFVGETFSRICRRGSSDVISSEITPRVLRHVRSLLSSNIDSSVADVFESDLGSRFWLKMIEAIKDPYAVERLSEQLLHYLAIEHASDVEAYWFFWLLFHQTFKNQTSVRSMFVDKFLHWKIFPICCLRWILQFSVLECPPDATSLTKGHNIRGLLDTVQRLLAVWSKKEYVQSAPMEQQTYLSAAVGLCLEKMSKKDLDETKDVMHLILQGVSCRLESPNNLVRKMASSVALAFSKVIDPENPLYLDDSCTGDIIDWEFGMPTLEKRNLDTSNCKQKDGHESKTSSSAQEKDFKYTTKNVISNNLKRKNKKLSEFKFVDPDEIIDPATLNNESVSDKDDDDNASENSDSSGDSSLQPYDLSDDDTDLKKKISQLVDVVGALRKSDDADGVERALDVAEKLVRASPDELSHLAGDLARTLVQVRCSDLAVEGEEDSAEDKRQRALVALLVTCPLESLDTLNKLLYSSNVDVSQRIMILDVMTDAAQELANSKTIKPKYQTGPLISSISESQPWFLPNSRGPAGASSWKEISETETLLNWSTRYERELPSKPGQIRRGKTRRWSLRSSNKQESQIEWSHNKFPVYAAAFMLPAMQGFDKKRHGVDLLGRDFIVLGKLIHMLGVCMKCASMHPEASSLAPLLLDLLRSREVCHHKEAYVRRAVLFAASCILVALHPSNVASSLVEGNLELSIGLEWVRTFALQVIESDTDRECYTMAMTCLQLHSEMALQATRALESAETTFKAKGVGLPSNLSKGTIKIPHSIVEF; via the exons ATGGCTAGAGAATTTTGGCAGTCCAAAAATTCTTTGAGTGAACGTTTAATGCCAGTTGTATCTAGGGTGGCGCAGATAATTGCATCTATTCCTGACAAAGCAAGATTGGGAGCCCCAACTTCACTCTCATCACA TTCGTTCTTCAAGCAAATTACCATTCAACTTCTTTCATTAGCAGAAGAAAAGGATGAGAAACTATTTGATAATGGGACTCTCTGCAACAGAAGCGACATGGGTGATGCCTTGTTATTTGTTGGGGAAACATTTTCTCGTATTTGTCGACGTGGATCTTCTG acGTGATTTCAAGTGAAATAACTCCACGGGTTCTCAGGCATGTTCGGAGCCTTCTGTCATCAAATATTGATTCATCTGTAGCTGATGTATTTGAGTCAGACCTTGGTTCCCGGTTTTGGTTGAAGATGATTGAAGCAATCAAAGATCCTTATGCTGTGGAAAGATTGTCTGAGCAGCTTTTGCATTATTTAGCTATTGAACATGCAAGTGATGTTGAAGCTTACTGGTTTTTTTGGCTATTATTTCATCAGACTTTTAAAAATCAGACATCAGTGAG GTCCATGTTTGTTGACAAATTTTTACACTGGAAAATATTTCCTATCTGTTGCCTGCGATGGATCCTTCAATTTTCTGTTCTTGAATGCCCACCTGATGCTACTTCACTCACAAAAGGTCATAATATCCGTGGTCTCTTAGACACTGTGCAGCGTCTGCTAGCAGTGTGGTCTAAAAAGGAATATGTGCAATCAGCCCCAATGGAGCAGCAAACTT atttatctGCAGCTGTAGGCCTTTGCCTGGAGAAGATGTCTAAAAAGGACCTAGATGAGACTAAAGATGTGATGCATTTGATTCTTCAAGGAGTCAGCT GTAGGTTGGAGAGCCCTAATAATTTAGTTCGGAAAATGGCTAGCAGTGTTGCTTTAGCATTCTCTAAAGTAATTGACCCAGAAAATCCACTATACCTTGATGATAGCTGTACTGGTGACATTATTGACTGGGAGTTTGGGATGCCTACCCTTGAAAAAAGGAATCTGGATACCTCAAATTGCAAGCAAAAGGATGGTCATGAAAGTAAAACATCTAGCTCTGCACAGGAAAAAGACTTCAAATATACCACCAAGAATGTGATAAGCAACAAtctaaagagaaaaaacaagaaattatcTGAATTCAAGTTTGTCGATCCAGACGAGATCATTGATCCAGCAACACTAAATAATGAATCAGTCTCTGataaagatgatgatgataatgcaAGTGAGAATTCTGATTCCTCGGGTGACTCATCTTTACAGCCTTATGACTTATCAGATGATGACacagatttgaaaaaaaaaatttcacagtTGGTTGATGTAGTTGGGGCACTACGGAAATCTGATGATGCTGATGGG GTGGAGAGGGCACTTGATGTTGCTGAAAAACTTGTGCGAGCATCACCTGATGAGCTTAGCCATTTAGCTGGTGATCTTGCTAGAACTCTGGTGCAGGTTCGTTGCTCTGACTTAGCTGTAGAAGGTGAGGAGGACTCAGCCGAAGACAAGAGGCAAAGAGCATTGGTTGCCTTGCTTGTCACATGTCCTCTAGAATCTCTGGATACTCTAAACAAACTACTATATTCGTCAAATGTTGATGTCAGCCAACGCATTATGATACTTGACGTCATGACAGATGCAGCTCAGGAGCTTGCTAATTCTAAAACTATAAAACCTAAATATCAAACAGGGCCCCTCATATCAAGCATTTCAGAGAGTCAACCGTGGTTCTTACCTAATAGCAGAGGGCCTGCTGGAGCTAGTTCTTGGAAGGAGATCTCAGAAACTGAAACTTTGCTGAACTGGTCTACTCGTTATGAGAGGGAACTTCCCTCAAAACCTGGTCAGATCAGGAGAGGGAAGACACGCCGGTGGAGCCTAAGATcatcaaacaaacaagaaagcCAGATAGAATGGTCTCATAATAAGTTTCCCGTGTATGCAGCTGCCTTTATGCTTCCTGCCATGCAGGGTTTTGATAAGAAAAGACATGGTGTTGACTTGCTAGGTAGAGATTTTATTGTCCTGGGGAAACTCATCCATATGCTTGGTGTTTGTATGAAATGTGCAAGCATGCACCCAGAAGCATCTTCATTGGCTCCCCTTCTTCTCGATTTGTTAAGATCTAG GGAGGTATGCCATCACAAGGAAGCATATGTCAGAAGAGCTGTTCTTTTTGCTGCCTCATGCATATTGGTGGCACTTCATCCTTCTAATGTAGCATCTTCCTTGGTTGAAGGAAATCTTGAACTTTCTATTGGGCTTGAATGGGTGCGTACGTTTGCCCTTCAAGTGATTGAGTCAGACACAGATAGAGAGTGCTATACG atggcTATGACATGTCTCCAACTCCATTCTGAGATGGCCCTACAAGCTACCCGAGCACTAGAATCAGCGGAAACTACATTCAAGGCAAAGGGTGTTGGTCTCCCTTCCAATCTCTCCAAGGGGACAATTAAAATCCCTCATTCAATTgtggaattttaa
- the LOC126703136 gene encoding 30S ribosomal protein S21, chloroplastic-like — protein MATSLSLSQFLSSLLPSKQPIPPPPPPPPPSSLHFPNKPPSGWVSLVSTTLDPTTPSCSSYINPIVCPALAYSNTLYFKSCYNVQVIVGENEPEDKLVGRFRREVLRAGVIQECKRRRYFENTHDKKKRKARDAARRNRKWRPLPKVQAKQEAPKKRNGEKDDNWDDYEVDLPYCKH, from the exons ATGGCTACctcactatctctctctcaatttctctcctctcttctccCTTCAAAACAACCcatcccaccaccaccaccaccaccaccaccctcaAGTCTCCACTTTCCCAACAAACCACCATCTGGGTGGGTCTCACTAGTGTCCACCACCTTGGACCCCACAACTCCGAGTTGTTCTTCTTACATCAACCCAATAGTGTGTCCTGCACTGGCATACTCAAACACCCTTTACTTCAAATCTTGCTATAACGTTCAGGTGATAGTGGGTGAAAATGAACCGGAAGATAAACTGGTGGGCCGGTTCAGGAGAGAGGTGTTGAGGGCTGGTGTGATCCAAGAGTGTAAAAGGAGGAGGTATTTTGAGAATACTCACGacaagaagaagaggaaggcaCGTGACGCTGCTAGAAGGAACCGAAAATg GCGCCCACTACCAAAAGTCCAGGCTAAACAGGAAGCTCCTAAGAAAAGGAATGGTGAAAAAGATGATAACTGGGATGACTATGAAGTAGATCTTCCATACTGTAAAcactag